The genomic DNA CCGCGCGGAGTTCCTGCCGGACGAGTACCCGGAGTTCGGGCAGTGCGTGCACAAGGTCGCGGCGGACGGCGGCGACCCGGACCGGCTGTACCTGCAGAACCACGGCGGGGTCTACCGCAGCGAGGACGGCGGGCGCAGCTGGACCTCGATCGCCGACGACCTGCCCGCCTCGTTCGGCTTCGGCCTGGCCGCCCACCCGCGGACCGCCGGTACCGCCTACCTCTTCCCACTGGAGGCCGACTACGCCCGGCTGCCGGTCGACCACCGCTGCCGGGTGTACCGCACCCGCGACGCGGGCGGCAGCTGGCAGCCGCTGAGCACCGGCCTGCCCGCCGAGGACCACTACGGCGTGGTGCTGCGCGACGCGCTGTGCACCGACGACGGGGAGCCGGCCGGCGTGTACTTCGGGAACCGCAACGGCGAGGTGTACGGCTCGGCGGACGAGGGCGACAGCTGGTCGCCGCTGGTCTCGCACCTGCCGGACGTGCTGTGCGTCCGGGCGGCCGTGCTCGACTGAGCCCGCGGCCGGGCCCGGCGGCCGTCGGCCCCGCGGGCTCAGCGGTCGTCGGCCCCGCGCGGGGTTCAGCGGTCGTCGGCCCGCAGCCGGTCGCTGACCGTGCCGAGGCTGTCCGCGAGGGCGGTGAGCTGCTCGGGGGTGAGGACGTCGATCAGCGCCTCGCGGACGGCGGCGACGTGACCGGGCGCGGCCTCGCGCAGGGCCTCCCAGCCCTGGTCGGTGATCTCGGCGAAGACGCCCCGGACGTCGCTGGGACAGGAGCGGCGGGCCACCAGGCCCGCCTTCTCCAGTTGGGTGACCTGGTAGGTCAGGCCGCTCTTGGAGGTGATCAGCCGGTCCGCGAGGTCGGTCATCCGCAGCGCGCCGTCGGGCTGGGCGGAGAGCTGGACCAGGATCTCGTACTGGGTGTGCGAGAGGCCCGCGTCGTCCTTGAGCTGCCGCTCCAGGTGGCGCGCCACCAGGTTGGTGGCGGCGACGAACCCGCGCCAGGCGGCCATCTCGTTCTCGTTGAGCCAGCGGGGTTCGGTCATGGGGCCCACTCTACTCCTGTTGTTCAAATTCGAACTCAGGTGTACCGTCGAGAGTATCAGTTCAAATTTGAACCATCCGGAGGAGACGATGAGCACCGCCGCCGCCCCCGAGCGCATGCCCGCGCTCTACCTCTCGCACGGCGCGCCGCCGCTCGCCGACGACCCGGTCTGGCCCGGCCAGCTCGCCGCCTGGTCCGCCGACCTGCCGCGCCCCAGGGCGATCCTGATGGTCTCCGCCCACTGGGAGGAGGCGCCGCTCGCCCTCGGCGCCACCACCACCGTGCCGCTGGTCCACGACTTCTGGGGCTTCCCCGACCACTACTACGAGGTGCGGTACCCCGCGCCCGGCGCGCCGCGGCTCGCCGAGGACGTCCGCAAGCTGCTGCGCGGCGCCGGCACCCCCGTCCAGGACATCCCCGACCGGGGCCTGGACCACGGCGCGTACGTCCCGCTGGTGGAGATGTTCCCGGACGCCGACATCCCGGTGCTCCAGGTCTCGCTGCCCACCCTCGACCCGCGGAAGCTGATGGAGATCGGCCGCAAGCTCGCCCCGCTGCGCGACGAGGGCGTCCTGATCGTCGGCAGCGGCTTCTTCACCCACAACCTGCGCGCCCTCTCCATGGAGGGCCGGGTCAGCTCCGTGATGGCCGAGTTCGACGACTGGGGGCGCCGCGCGCTGGAGGCCCGCGACCTCGACGCGCTGCTCGACTTCGAGCACAAGGCCCCCGCCGGGCGGCTCGCCCACCCGCGCACCGAGCACTTCGCCCCGCTGTTCGTCACCCTCGGCGCGGGCGAGGCCGACCTCGGCGGGCAGCGCAGCGTGATCGACGGCTTCTGGATGGGCCTCGCCAAGCGCTCGATCCAGCTCGGCTAGCGGCTGCTAGTAGCCGACGGTGAAGCGTTCGCCCAGGTGGCGCGGGTTCTCCAGCTCGTCCACCAGGGCGACCGCGTAGTCCGCGACGGTGATCCGGCTGCGTCCGTCGGGGCCGACCAGCAGGTGGTCGGTGCCGGTGCGGTAGCGGCCGGTGCGCGCGCCCGGTTCGAGCAGCTCGGCCGGGCTGAGCACGGTCCACGCCAGGTCGGCGACGGTCTCCAGGTACTCCAGCGCCTCGCCGTGCGCGTGCATGGTCCGGCGCAGCGGGGCGGGCAGACCGAGGTCGTCCCAGACCCGGACGCCGGGGCCCACCAGCAGGCTGCCCGCGCCGCCGACCACCAGCAACCGCGGTGCCGCGTCGTCCAGTTCGCGCAGGCCCGCGACCAGCGAGCGGGCCGCCTCGGCGACCACCCGGCCGCCGCCGACCGCGCTGACCAGGGCGTCCTGCCCGGCCGCCACCCGGGCCACGTCCTCGGGCTCCAGCACGTCGCCGGGCAGCACGTCCATCGCCAGGCCCTGGTAGCGGTCCGGGTCGCGGACCACCGCGGTGACCAGATGCCCGCGGGCCAGCGCCTCGGTGACCAGGCACCGCCCGATGTTCCCGTTGGCCCCGACGACGGCGATCGACACCATCCGCAGCCCGCCTCTCCGCTCGGCCCCACCCCAAGAGGTACCACGGACCACCGCTCGGCCACGGGAGGCCGCACCCGTCACCCGGACGGCGGGCGGCACCCCCGATCGGGGGTGTTGGGGCCGGGGTGCGGCGGGCACAGTGACCGCATGCAGACTCCACTCACCGTGATGGACTTCCTCGACCGGGCCGAGCAGGTCTACGGCGACCGGATCGGGATCGTCGACGAGCCCGTCCAGCCGGCCGCCTCCTGGGGCGAGGTCAGCTACCGGCGGATGGCCGAGCTGGCCCGGGCGCAGGCCGCCGGGCTGGACCGGCTCGGTGTCGGCCCCGGCGAGCGGGTCGCCGTCGTCTCGCACAACTCGGCCCGCCTGATGACCTCGCTGTACGGGGTGAGCGGCCACGGCCGGATCCTCGTCCCGATCAACTTCCGGCTGCGTGCCGAGGAGGTCGCGTACATCGTCGAGCAGTCCGGCGCCTCGGTGCTGCTGGTCGACCCGGAGCTGGACCAGGCGTTGGCCGGGGTCGCGGTGAGGCACCGCTTCGTGCTCGGCGCGGAGAGCGACGCCCTGCTGTACGACTTCGACCGGGAGCCGGTGCGGCACGCGATCGGCGAGAACGACACCGCCACCGTCAACTACACCAGCGGAACCACCGCCCGCCCCAAGGGCGTTCAGCTGACCCACCGCAACCTGTGGCTGAACGCGGTGCTGATGGGCCTGCACTTCGGCGCGAGCGACCGGGACGTCTACCTGCACACCCTGCCGATGTTCCACGCCAACGGCTGGGGGCTGCCGTTCTCGCTCACCGGCCTCGGCGCGCAGCACGTGGTGCTGCGCAAGGTCGACGGCGCGGAGATCCTGCGCCGGGTCGAGCGGCACGGGGTGACCTTCCTGTGCGGCGCGCCCGCCGTGGTCGCCATGGTGCTGGACGCCGCCGCGGACTGGGACGGGCCGGTCCCCGGCCGGGACAAGGTCCGCATGATCGTCGCCGGGGCGCCGCCGCCGACCTCCATGGTGCAGCGGATGGAGTCGGAGCTGGGCTGGGAGTTCATGCAGATCTACGGCCTGACCGAGACCTCCCCGGTGCTCACCGTCAACCGCGGCCGCGCCGAGTGGGACGCGCTGCCCGCCGCGGAGCGGGCCGAGAAGCTGGTGCAGGCGGGCGCGCCCGCGCTGGGCACCGAGCTGAGGGTCGACGGGCAGGGCGAGGTGGTGGCCCGCTCCAACACCGTGCTGGAGGGCTACTGGGACCAGCCCGCCGCGACCGGCGAGGCGCTGCGCGACGGCTGGTTCCACACCGGCGACGGCGGCACCCTGACCGACGGCTACCTGACCATCTCCGACCGCAAGAAGGACGTCATCATCAGCGGCGGCGAGAACGTCTCCTCGATCGAGGTGGAGGACTGCCTGTACGACCACCCGGCGGTCGCCGAGGTCGCGGTGATCGGCGTGCCCGACGAGAAGTGGGGCGAGACCGTCAAGGCCCTGGTGGTGCTCCGCGAGGGCCGCACCGCCGACGAGGCGGGGCTGATCGCGCACTGCAAGCAGCGGCTGGCCGGCTACAAGGCGCCGACCTCGGTGGAGTTCCGCACCGAACTCGCCCGCACCGCCACCGGCAAGCTGCAGAAGTTCCGGCTGCGCGAGCCGTACTGGACCGGCCGCGACCGCAAGGTCAACTGACCAGGCCGGTCTCCCGCACCCGCAGGGCCAGTTCGGTCCGGTTGCGGGCCCCGACCTTGTGCATGGCGTCCTTCAGGTAGCCGGTCACCGTGTTGCGGGTCAGCCCGAGCTGGGCGGCGATCTCCGGGTTGGACCGGCCGGTCGCCGCCCACCGGACCACCTCCAACTCCCGTGGAGTCAGCCTCGGTTGACGCTCGGGGGCCGGCCTCGGCGCACCCGCCCAGGCCAGCGCCCGGGTCGCGGTCGCGGCCAGCCGCGCCACCGACGCGATCCGCACGTCGCCGAACGGCACCACCGAACGCATCGAGGCGTACACCACCCCGTGCACCGCTCCGCCCTGCACCAGCGGGACGGTCAGCATCGCGTACAGGTCGTCGGCCGCGACCGCGGCGTCGTAATGGTGCGAAATGGTGCTCGCCGCCCGGTAGTCCGGCACCCAGCTGGGCGCCCGCTCGGCCAGCGCCCGGCCGCCCAGGCCCGTGCCGATCGGCACGTCCAGGTCGTGCAGCAGCGCCGCCCGGGTACCCGCCCAGTGCCGCAGCACCATCCGGCCCGGCCGGTCCGCCCGGTCCGGTACGCCCACCAGGCCGACGTCCGCCCCGCACTCCGCCACCACCCGGCGGGCCAGATCGCCCAGCACCGCAGCCCGGACCAGCGCGGCCGCCTCGCCATCGAGCGCGGCCGCCGCGGTGGAGATGCCGTACGCCCCGGTCACGGCGCCGATTCTCACACGCGGCAGCCGCCCCCACCAGCATTCCCGCGCACCCTACTCACCGGTGTTCCCGACTGGTAGGAATGGCGTGCGACCTTCCGGAGAGGACGAACCACCGTGGCAGACCTGACCGCCCTGCTCGACGACCTGCGCGCCGAGAACGCCGACCTGGACCGCCTGGTCGGCCCGCTCGACGCCGCCGGGCTCGCCACCCCGACACCCGCCACCGGCTGGACCGTCGCCCACCAGCTCTCCCACCTCGCCTGGACCGACCGCTGGTCGCTGCTGGCCGCCCGCGACCCCGAGGGCTTCGCCGCCGCCCTGGGGCGGGAGTTCACCGACGGCCTCGGCGCCGTCGACCGCGGCGCCGCCGAGGGCGTCGGCGAGCCGCCCGCCGAACTCCTCGACCGCTGGCGCACCGGACGCGAGGAGCTGCTCGCCGCCCTCGCCGCCGTCCCCGCCGACACCAGGCTGCCCTGGTTCGGGCCGCCGATGAAGGCCCCCTCGATGGCCACCGCCCGCCTGATGGAGACCTGGGCCCACGGCCAGGACGTCGCCGACGCCCTCGGCGTCACCCGCGAACCCACCGACCGGCTGCGCCACATCGCGCACCTCTCCGTGCGCACCCTCGGCTTCGCCTTCGCCGCCCACGGCCTGCCCGCCCCCGAGGCCCCCGTCCGGGTCGAACTCCGCTCCCCCGGCGGCGACCTGTGGACCTGGGGCCCCGACGACGCGAGCGACCGGGTCACCGGCTCCGCCCTCG from Kitasatospora terrestris includes the following:
- a CDS encoding MarR family winged helix-turn-helix transcriptional regulator yields the protein MTEPRWLNENEMAAWRGFVAATNLVARHLERQLKDDAGLSHTQYEILVQLSAQPDGALRMTDLADRLITSKSGLTYQVTQLEKAGLVARRSCPSDVRGVFAEITDQGWEALREAAPGHVAAVREALIDVLTPEQLTALADSLGTVSDRLRADDR
- a CDS encoding class III extradiol ring-cleavage dioxygenase → MSTAAAPERMPALYLSHGAPPLADDPVWPGQLAAWSADLPRPRAILMVSAHWEEAPLALGATTTVPLVHDFWGFPDHYYEVRYPAPGAPRLAEDVRKLLRGAGTPVQDIPDRGLDHGAYVPLVEMFPDADIPVLQVSLPTLDPRKLMEIGRKLAPLRDEGVLIVGSGFFTHNLRALSMEGRVSSVMAEFDDWGRRALEARDLDALLDFEHKAPAGRLAHPRTEHFAPLFVTLGAGEADLGGQRSVIDGFWMGLAKRSIQLG
- a CDS encoding NAD(P)-dependent oxidoreductase, which gives rise to MVSIAVVGANGNIGRCLVTEALARGHLVTAVVRDPDRYQGLAMDVLPGDVLEPEDVARVAAGQDALVSAVGGGRVVAEAARSLVAGLRELDDAAPRLLVVGGAGSLLVGPGVRVWDDLGLPAPLRRTMHAHGEALEYLETVADLAWTVLSPAELLEPGARTGRYRTGTDHLLVGPDGRSRITVADYAVALVDELENPRHLGERFTVGY
- a CDS encoding AMP-binding protein translates to MQTPLTVMDFLDRAEQVYGDRIGIVDEPVQPAASWGEVSYRRMAELARAQAAGLDRLGVGPGERVAVVSHNSARLMTSLYGVSGHGRILVPINFRLRAEEVAYIVEQSGASVLLVDPELDQALAGVAVRHRFVLGAESDALLYDFDREPVRHAIGENDTATVNYTSGTTARPKGVQLTHRNLWLNAVLMGLHFGASDRDVYLHTLPMFHANGWGLPFSLTGLGAQHVVLRKVDGAEILRRVERHGVTFLCGAPAVVAMVLDAAADWDGPVPGRDKVRMIVAGAPPPTSMVQRMESELGWEFMQIYGLTETSPVLTVNRGRAEWDALPAAERAEKLVQAGAPALGTELRVDGQGEVVARSNTVLEGYWDQPAATGEALRDGWFHTGDGGTLTDGYLTISDRKKDVIISGGENVSSIEVEDCLYDHPAVAEVAVIGVPDEKWGETVKALVVLREGRTADEAGLIAHCKQRLAGYKAPTSVEFRTELARTATGKLQKFRLREPYWTGRDRKVN
- a CDS encoding helix-turn-helix transcriptional regulator; translated protein: MTGAYGISTAAAALDGEAAALVRAAVLGDLARRVVAECGADVGLVGVPDRADRPGRMVLRHWAGTRAALLHDLDVPIGTGLGGRALAERAPSWVPDYRAASTISHHYDAAVAADDLYAMLTVPLVQGGAVHGVVYASMRSVVPFGDVRIASVARLAATATRALAWAGAPRPAPERQPRLTPRELEVVRWAATGRSNPEIAAQLGLTRNTVTGYLKDAMHKVGARNRTELALRVRETGLVS
- a CDS encoding TIGR03084 family metal-binding protein, whose product is MADLTALLDDLRAENADLDRLVGPLDAAGLATPTPATGWTVAHQLSHLAWTDRWSLLAARDPEGFAAALGREFTDGLGAVDRGAAEGVGEPPAELLDRWRTGREELLAALAAVPADTRLPWFGPPMKAPSMATARLMETWAHGQDVADALGVTREPTDRLRHIAHLSVRTLGFAFAAHGLPAPEAPVRVELRSPGGDLWTWGPDDASDRVTGSALDFCLLATQRRHRDDLALTATGPTAQTWLPIAQAFAGPPGAGRKPQAVDASR